The following nucleotide sequence is from Micromonospora sp. WMMD1120.
GATCCGCCGCCGCGCACCGGGTTCATCGACCGTTGCCTGGTGGCCGCGTACGACGCGGACGTCGAGCCGCTGCTCTGCCTCACCAAGGCCGACCTGGCCGGGCCGGAGGAGGTGCTGGGCTACTACACCGAGCTGGAGCTGCCGTACGTGCTCAACCGCCCCGACTCCGACCTCGACGCGCTCCGCGCGCTGTTGAGCGGCAAGGTCTCGGTGTTGGTCGGGCACTCCGGGGTGGGTAAGTCGACACTGGTCAACCGCCTGGTTCCGGACGCGGCCCGCGCGGTCGGCGTGGTCAGCGCGATCGGCCGGGGTCGACACACCTCCACCAGCGCCGTGGCGCTGCGCCTGCCCCCGGTGCCCGGCGTCGACACCGACCCGGGATGGATCATCGACACCCCCGGGATCCGCAGTTTCGGGCTCGCGCACGTGTCGGCCGACAGCCTGCTGCACGGCTTCCCCGACCTGGTGGAGGGCACCGTCGACTGCCCGCCGAACTGTCCGCACACCGCCGACGAGGCGGAGTGCGGGCTGGACGCCTGGGTCGCCGCCGGCAAGGCCGATCCGCGCCGGCTGGCCTCGTACCGCCGGTTGCTCGCCTCCCGGGCCGGCGAGGGCGACGCGCGCGGCGAGGGCGACCAGCGCGGGCCCGGCGAGGGTGACCGGCGCGGGCCCGACGAGTGAGCCGACCGGCGTCGGCTAGGTTGCCGGCATGACCGGGTACGCCGACGACCTCGCCCTCGCCCACCTGCTCGCCGACCGGGCCGACGCCATCGCCAACGCGCGGTTCCGCGCGCTCGACCTGCGCGTCGAGGCGAAGCCCGACCTCACCCCGGTGTCCGATGCGGACACCGCGGTGGAGCGGGAGATCCGCGCCCTGCTGACCGAGCACCGGCCGGCGGACGGGGTCCTCGGCGAGGAGTACGGCGCGCG
It contains:
- the rsgA gene encoding ribosome small subunit-dependent GTPase A codes for the protein MVSDGDRKELTRGGALARKPREYDEDDVRVRPGKSSRPRTRTRPRHADAVDGFVIAVDRGRYTCVLSGAERGVVGAELPTVTAMRARELGRKSVVVGDRVSLVGDTSGAEGALARIVRIAERRSVLRRTADDDETTAEGRLERVVVANADQLVIVSALADPPPRTGFIDRCLVAAYDADVEPLLCLTKADLAGPEEVLGYYTELELPYVLNRPDSDLDALRALLSGKVSVLVGHSGVGKSTLVNRLVPDAARAVGVVSAIGRGRHTSTSAVALRLPPVPGVDTDPGWIIDTPGIRSFGLAHVSADSLLHGFPDLVEGTVDCPPNCPHTADEAECGLDAWVAAGKADPRRLASYRRLLASRAGEGDARGEGDQRGPGEGDRRGPDE